The Nitrospirota bacterium genome segment TGTAATCCCATACGCAATTTTATTTTATGTTGACCGTACGGTGATCCGTTCCCGCGAAATGAATACACTCATCAAAACAGTCGAAATCCTCGGCATCATCGCCTTTGCCCTTACGGGCATCTATGAAGCCCGGAAAAAGGGGATGGACATCATCGGAGTCTATGCCGTGGCCATGATCACGGCCTTCGGCGGCGGGTCCCTGCGGGACCTGATGCTGAACCGTCACCCGCTGTTCTGGATCGAGCATTATGAATATGCGGTCCTGGTGCTGGTTTTGTCGATCGGGTCCGCGGCGGCGATCGAGAAGCTTTTCAATAGAAAGAAGATCGTCATGGCCGTGCTGGTGCTCGACGCGCTGGGCCTCGGGTTCTTCAGCGCCTCGGGCGCGTCGATCGCTGATACCCTGGGGTGCGCGTCCTTTGTGTCGGTGATGCTCGGCGTTACCACCGGCGTCTTCGGCGGCGTAATGCGCGATATGATCTGCAACGAGGTCCCCCATGTGTTCCAGAGGACGGAGTTGTACGCCACGTGCTCGTTCATCGGGGCATGGTGTTATCTCGCGGTCGCGCATGGTGGGGGAAACGAGATCATGGCGGTCACGGCCTGCATCACGGTGACATTTATCTTGCGGATGTTCGCGATCCGATTTAATATCAGGCTGCCGATATGAAGCACGAGGGACGTAAGGCGAAGGACGAGGGACGATAGACGAGGGACGAGGGGGCTCGCATGCCGTACGTGAATATCCGGATAACAAAAGAGGGGGCCACCGCGGAGCAGAAGGCTCGGCTTATCCAGGGAGTGACGGACATGCTCGTCGAAATCCTCGGCAAGGACCCGCAAACCACCGTGGTGGTCATCGACGAGGTCGAGACCGACAACTGGGGGATCGCCGGCGAGAGCGTAACCGTGCGCAGGAAACGGGGCCGAAAATAAAGAGAGGATGGACCTATGCTGATCGTACTGCATCATTCGGCGACTGCGAGGGATGTCGAACAGATAAAGAAGACCATCACGAAGATGGGGCTCAAACCGGTTGCCATTCCCGGGGCCGAGCGTACGGCCATCGGTGTGATCGGGAACCAGGGATGGGTGGACGATTCACCTCTGCGGGACAACAAGGCGATCCAGGAGATCATTCATGTAACCAAGCCATATAAGCTCGTGAGCCGCGACTTCCATCCAAGGGATTCGGTGGTACGCCTCGGCGGAACGGTCACGGTCGGCGGGAAGTCGCCCTTCCTCATGATCGCAGGGCCCTGCGCGGTCGAGAGCAGGGAGCAACTCATGAAGACAGCGAAGTTCCTCAGGAAGTTGGGAGTTCCGGTACTGCGCGGCGGGGCATACAAGCCGAGGACGAGCCCGCACAGTTTTCAGGGGCTCCGCGAGGGGGGACTGGAACTGCTCGATGAGGTGAGGAAGGAGACGGGCATTCTTGTCATCACCGAGATCGTGAGTCCCGAGCATGTGGAGCGCGTCGCGAAAAAAGTCGACATCCTCCAGATCGGGGCTCGGAACATGCAGAACTTTGATCTTCTGAAAGAGGTCGGCAAAATCAGGAAACCGGTCATTCTGAAACGCGGTCTCTCGGCAACGGTCGAGGAGTGGTTGGGTTCGGCCGAGTACCTTCTGCTCCATGGCAATCCCAACGTGGTCCTGTGCGAGCGCGGTATACGGACATTTGAGACCGCGACAAGAAATACTGCGGACCTTGCCATCATTCCCCTGGTGAAGAAAATGACCCATCTTCCGGTCATCTTCGATCCGAGCCATGCAACCGGCAAGCGGGACCTGGTGCTTCCCACCGCGCTGGCTTCTGTTGTGGTGGGCGCCCATGGGGCCATGGTCGAGATCCATCCTGATCCGGAGCATGCCCTTTCAGACGGTCCGCAGTCGCTTCACTTCAAGGAATTCGAACGTCTGCTCGCTCAGGTCAGGGACCTCACCGTGTTCAAACAACGAAAGCTTTCGGGTATCTGATTATGATCCTCACGTGTGCAGGTGATTAGGCGCTTACGCCTATAGCATCGACAAAAGATTGTCGATGCTTGGATTTTTTATGTTCTCATTAAGTTGTAGGGCAACCCTTCAGGGTTGCGGCCTTTCGGCGTCAGCAAGGCTGAAGCCTTGCCCTACAAAGACATTCAATTCAAAATATGAACAGTATTCACAAAAGAGATCAATTCGTTTGCCGTATCGGGTGCGGCGCCTGCTGTATTGCGCCTTCGCTCTCGTCGCAGATCCCCGGCATGCCGGATGGGAAGCCAGCAGGCGTCCGGTGCGTTCAGCTTTCTCCGGACAATAGCTGCGGGATCTACGATCAGCCTGGCCGGCCCGCGGTTTGCCATACGTACCAGGCATCGGAATCATGCGGAACGAACCGGGAGCATGCGCTGCGGTTCCTGGAAGAGCTTGAATTGATGACGTGTGGCTGATATTATATTACCGGCAGTATAACATGGTGAACGGAGTTGGAGAAAAGGGACATCGCTGAAACGGCGGACCAAAAGTAAGAAAAGCCACCGTCATTTGTCGGTGGCTTTTCTCGTTGCTATCGTTCTTTCCCCTGCTTATGGCTTCGGCTGCTCCGGAGCCGGGGCTTGCGCCGCATCCGGCTGTGGCTCGACAGGCGCTGCTGCCGTCGGCGGCTGGATGATCAGCTGCGGCGCAGGTTCAGACGGCTTGAATCGGGTCGGTGAGAAGTTCGGGTCTATTTCATACGCTTTCTTAAAATTCTCCAGAGACAGTCTTAGGCTTTCACCGTCGCCTTTTCTGCTTTTCATATAGTACGCATACCCGAGGTAATAGAAGGCCTCCGCTTCGGGAGCGATCGCGGCCGATTCATTGAATTCGTTTATGGCCGCATCAAAATCTTTTGCCTTCAAACAGGAAATGCCCTGTTCCCTGTATTTTGACGCTGTTGCGGTGTCGAAGAGCTCGTCCTCCGAAAATGCGGGTACCGCGACGACCATGCTCAACATGACGGTAAGAACAACTATCAGTGATCGGTTATATGCCATTGCCGCCTCCTCTCTTAGTAATTGTACCATAGCATAATCGTTATTGCGCTGTCAACCCATCATGCTGCAAAAAAATACGCGCACCGGCCCGCAGCAAGGCCGATGTTGCCCGTCAGCGAGTGTAAATCCTGAGGTCCGCCTTGCTGCGGAGCTCCGCGACGTACTGGTTTAACTGCTTCTCGATCTTTCGATCGGTCAGAAGCGCAACGATGGTTTTCTGGATATCCTGAAAACGCTTGTCCTTATACTCGGCCGTATGCTCTTCAAAATAACGCTGCGCTTCCTCCCGGCTTACCCGTACGAAGAGCCCGACCTTCTTTCCAACGAATCGTTCGACCAGGAGCCGTTCGCCGAGCATACGGCCAAGCTCCTGCTCGGTCATGTTCTGTTCTGCCAGGAAGTCCGCAAAGTCCTTGTCGGAACTGAATAGCTTCCTGAGCTTGTCATTCTCCGCCTTGATATCATCATCGGAGACCTCAACGAACCGGAGCCTGCGCGCCTCCTGGACGAGCAGCCGCCGGGTGATGAGACCTTCGAGGGTATCCGATTCAAGCGTCTTCCGATCTTCGTGTGTGCCGCCAAGCCGCATATTCAGCGCGACCGCCTGGGCAAGGTCGCTCGCGGTGATCACTTCAGTGTTGACCGCCGCAACGATGCGGTCCACCAACTCCGCCCGGACCGCGGAAGAGAGCATGAGGATGCAAAGGGACAGGCCTATCCCCGCAACCAGGCGACGCGCGCAACCCATGCGGTTTTTCGGAAATTGGATATTGGCGGTGATGCATGGCAGTTTCATGGTTGCCGGTTTTTCTCCGTTGAATCCGTTATGTTGGAGGAGGTGCGATCGTCCACGCTGGTTTCCTTTTTGATCTCCTGCAGACGCTTGGTTATCTCGGCGATCCTGAGCGCGTTGTTCAGGACCGCTTCCAGCCGCGCCGTGAGGTCCTTGTCCTTGTGTTCGTAGCGCTCGATGAGCAGCTCCACGTTGCCGATGATGGTCGTGAGGGGATTGTTGATCTCATGCCGGAGGGCAAGCGCCGTCTTCACGTATTTATCGTGCGACTGCTGCTCTTCCGTGGTTAAGCATTTGAGCTTATCAACGAGCCCGTTCATATGCGCCGCAAGCTGGGCGATGTCGTTCGTTCCCTGCAGCTGCTTCCGGTGATCGGGATTACCCTGGCGGAGCTCACGCGCGCCGTCCAGCAGTCTGCTCAGGGGAACGGAGACGGTGCGGTGAAGAAAGATCGCGAACACGAGCAGAAAGACCGCTGACGTGAGGAGGATCGTGAAAAAAAGAAGGACGAGTCGTGTTTTCATGGATCGAAAATGATCGGATAGTTTGGTTATCTGCGCATCACTTTTCCCCTTACGGTAGACATCGATGTCCTGATGCATTGATGCGGCAAGACCGCTGGTCTCGATCGCAAGATTACGTGCCGATACGCGGTCCCTGCCGACGGGGTCCTTCAGAGAAAAAAGCCTGTCCGCGGTTTTCTCCAATGAGATGAAAGAAGCCTGGAGAAGACGGGAGAGTCTCCGGTCTCCGGGGTCGACGGCCTGCGCGTTAAAGGCATCAAGCATGCGATGAACAGCGGCTCGCGACACATCATTCGCTTCGCGGAATTTATTGTTCCTGCTCGCGGTGAATTCATGAGTATTTGCGGACATGACCTCGAGCTCTTGTGCCATCGCCTCGACCTGCCCTATTTTCAAGGAAGCCTGCTCGGTCCCGGCAGTGAAGGCGGAAAATGCACTGATCGCGTTCCGCAGGGAGAGGCCCACGATGATCATGATCAGGACCAGGCCGAAACCTGCCAGGGCTGTGATCTTTTTGTGTGTTTTCATGGATTGTCCGTGGTTCCTTTGCGAGCAGGAGAACGTCTCTTCTCTCCGTATTACGACGGAATAATACCACAATGGACGGCACGAAGTACAGAGTACAAAGTAGAGTATACAGAATACAGACAAAACATCGTACGGTAACTGTTTTATCAGAACGTATTGCCGATATTGAAATGGAGCTCTCCCGGACTTTCCCCGGGAAGCCGGTGTATCTTCTGTCCGTAATCGACCCTGAGGGGGCCGACCGGTGTGCCGTACCGGAGCCCCATGCCGAAGGAGGACCGAATGTCTTTTCCATTGATCTCCTGGCCCGGCCACACATTGCCGGCGTCGGTAAACACTACAACGCCGAATCCCTCTCCGGGGTTCACCCGGAGTTCCAGGTTCAGCACCACCATGCTTGATCCTCCCTGCGGGATTAAATCGCCGTTCACATCCAGGACGCTCGGACCGATCGCATCCTGCCGAAAGCCGCGCACCGTGGTACTGCCGCCGACATAAAACCGCTCGTGAAGCGGGACTTCGACCGTGTCGCGAAAGGGCCAGGCCATACCCGCGCGCGCTGATAACGCGAGCACCGAGGTGTCGATCGGCAGGAACCAGCTGCCCTGAACGGTAAGTTTCGAGAAGTCCGCTTCGGACCACAGTTCCCGGAGCGCCTCCTTCAGGACAATGCCGTAGAGCGCCCCCCTTCTCGGATTGAACACATCATCGCGCAGGTCCCAGATCAGGGCCGGGCTCAGGCTGCTCACGAGCACGCGGCCGCTGTCCTCAGGGGTCAACTGTGCCTCGGGCTTCACGCTGTAGTTGACGACGTTCTCGAACTGGTACGTCAGGGACGGTTTCAGTTTTTTGTAGGTCTTTTCAACGCCGAAGGAGGCCACGGTCTTGCGCGTTTTATAATAGACCTCGCGGGTGTCGGAGTTCAGCTTCTCGGAATCCGACCACAGGAGGCTGAACTTGTTCTCGAGTTTACGGCCCAGGAACCAGGGCTGCTGAAAATTAAAGATCGCGCGCTTGAGAATATCGCTTTGCTCGAACCGAAGGCTCGTGTACCGTGCCGTGCCCCAGAGGTTCCGATGCGAGACCTCCACAAAACCCCGGAGCCGGTCCAGGTCGCCGTAACCCACGCCGAATTCCACGGCGCCCGCGGGCCTTTCTTCGACCGTGAACAGCATGTCTATACGGTATTCTTTTTCGCCGGGATGAACGGGGTCGAACCTCGCCACCCGGAAATAGCCGAAGTGGTAGATCCGCTGCTGGCTCGTGAGGATGGTCCCGTAATCGTAGGGGTCTCCCGGCTTCACCAGCAGCTCGCGCATGATCACCTCATCCTTCGTCCGAATGTTCCCTCGCAGAATGATCTTGCCGATCGAGACCGGCAGGTCCTCGGTAATCCGGTAGCGGACGTCCACAGTCCCGTCATGAGGGCTTTTTTCCACGTCCACCCTGGCATAGAGGTAGGCCTTGTTTGCGTACAGCATCAGTAACCGGTACTTATCTTCGTCCATGAGCCGTTCGTTGAAGGGAGCCCCCTGTTTCAGAAATGTCGCTTTCTGAAGCTCCGCCTCGGTGAAAGCGGTGTTCCCGTCGAAGGAAACACTGCCCGTCCTCGTCTGCGGTCCTTCGATGATCTCGATACTCACCTCTGCCGCATTTTTGTCGCCGCTCCTGACGGTTTTTTGATCCACGGCTGCGGACAAATAACCGTCAGCAAGGTACCGATCGCGGAGGTGTTCGACGTCCTCGTCCAGGAGATCTTCCCGAAAGGGCGGTGAGGTGAACCAGCCGGGCTCCCGCAAGGCCATTTGTTTTTTGATCTCTTTGGCGGTAAATGCGGTATTTCCGCGGATCGCGATTTCCTGCACCATCACGCGCGGCCCTTCCTGTACCGTGAATTCGAGGTCGAGCCGCCCCGGCTGTTCGGTCTTTTTAACGTCTATCGACACATCGGCATATCCCTTTTCCCGGTACAGGGCCTTTATCTTATCCATGCTGCTGTCGACAACGGAATCCGAGACGTCATGTTCCGTCCAGATCAGGAGGGTTTTCCTGAGCTTGTTGGAGCTGAACTTGCGGTTGCCGGTGAAGCGAGCCGTGACGAGCGGTCCCTCGTTCACCTGGATATGCACAAAGGCTTCGTTGTCCCGGAACCTGATGTCGACAGGACCGGTTTTTGCCGCAGGATATCCCTTGGCGGTATATTTATTGAGGATCGCTTCCATGTCCGAGTCCAGGAGGGCATCCCGCCGCAGGCGCGATCCTTTTTCGCTTTTCATGACCTTGAGGAGGTCCTTGTCGGTGAACACGGCATTGCCGAAAAAGGTGATCTCCGCTATACGCGTCGGCCGTGACTCCCGGATATCGACATGAAGGGCAACGCGATGCGGTTCTTTGAGGGACGTGATGCGGAGAGCCACGACTGCTTCATAAAATCCC includes the following:
- the aroF gene encoding 3-deoxy-7-phosphoheptulonate synthase, whose product is MLIVLHHSATARDVEQIKKTITKMGLKPVAIPGAERTAIGVIGNQGWVDDSPLRDNKAIQEIIHVTKPYKLVSRDFHPRDSVVRLGGTVTVGGKSPFLMIAGPCAVESREQLMKTAKFLRKLGVPVLRGGAYKPRTSPHSFQGLREGGLELLDEVRKETGILVITEIVSPEHVERVAKKVDILQIGARNMQNFDLLKEVGKIRKPVILKRGLSATVEEWLGSAEYLLLHGNPNVVLCERGIRTFETATRNTADLAIIPLVKKMTHLPVIFDPSHATGKRDLVLPTALASVVVGAHGAMVEIHPDPEHALSDGPQSLHFKEFERLLAQVRDLTVFKQRKLSGI
- a CDS encoding YkgJ family cysteine cluster protein, whose amino-acid sequence is MNSIHKRDQFVCRIGCGACCIAPSLSSQIPGMPDGKPAGVRCVQLSPDNSCGIYDQPGRPAVCHTYQASESCGTNREHALRFLEELELMTCG
- a CDS encoding SurA N-terminal domain-containing protein, whose amino-acid sequence is MKLPCITANIQFPKNRMGCARRLVAGIGLSLCILMLSSAVRAELVDRIVAAVNTEVITASDLAQAVALNMRLGGTHEDRKTLESDTLEGLITRRLLVQEARRLRFVEVSDDDIKAENDKLRKLFSSDKDFADFLAEQNMTEQELGRMLGERLLVERFVGKKVGLFVRVSREEAQRYFEEHTAEYKDKRFQDIQKTIVALLTDRKIEKQLNQYVAELRSKADLRIYTR
- a CDS encoding trimeric intracellular cation channel family protein; translation: MNTLIKTVEILGIIAFALTGIYEARKKGMDIIGVYAVAMITAFGGGSLRDLMLNRHPLFWIEHYEYAVLVLVLSIGSAAAIEKLFNRKKIVMAVLVLDALGLGFFSASGASIADTLGCASFVSVMLGVTTGVFGGVMRDMICNEVPHVFQRTELYATCSFIGAWCYLAVAHGGGNEIMAVTACITVTFILRMFAIRFNIRLPI
- a CDS encoding 4-oxalocrotonate tautomerase family protein, with translation MPYVNIRITKEGATAEQKARLIQGVTDMLVEILGKDPQTTVVVIDEVETDNWGIAGESVTVRRKRGRK
- the bamA gene encoding outer membrane protein assembly factor BamA, with protein sequence MKSLHWLAGCAFVLLLISPAYPSPFPYSGLTITRIDIKDDLGEPWPDPGQVLPLIMVKPGDRLAVPAVREGIATLYLKGIFKDIRVEAFPDNNGVRLEYIVTSIAIVDKIVIHGNRALSTGTILDALAGIEGKEPRDEKLSALRSNLLALYQAEGFYEAVVALRITSLKEPHRVALHVDIRESRPTRIAEITFFGNAVFTDKDLLKVMKSEKGSRLRRDALLDSDMEAILNKYTAKGYPAAKTGPVDIRFRDNEAFVHIQVNEGPLVTARFTGNRKFSSNKLRKTLLIWTEHDVSDSVVDSSMDKIKALYREKGYADVSIDVKKTEQPGRLDLEFTVQEGPRVMVQEIAIRGNTAFTAKEIKKQMALREPGWFTSPPFREDLLDEDVEHLRDRYLADGYLSAAVDQKTVRSGDKNAAEVSIEIIEGPQTRTGSVSFDGNTAFTEAELQKATFLKQGAPFNERLMDEDKYRLLMLYANKAYLYARVDVEKSPHDGTVDVRYRITEDLPVSIGKIILRGNIRTKDEVIMRELLVKPGDPYDYGTILTSQQRIYHFGYFRVARFDPVHPGEKEYRIDMLFTVEERPAGAVEFGVGYGDLDRLRGFVEVSHRNLWGTARYTSLRFEQSDILKRAIFNFQQPWFLGRKLENKFSLLWSDSEKLNSDTREVYYKTRKTVASFGVEKTYKKLKPSLTYQFENVVNYSVKPEAQLTPEDSGRVLVSSLSPALIWDLRDDVFNPRRGALYGIVLKEALRELWSEADFSKLTVQGSWFLPIDTSVLALSARAGMAWPFRDTVEVPLHERFYVGGSTTVRGFRQDAIGPSVLDVNGDLIPQGGSSMVVLNLELRVNPGEGFGVVVFTDAGNVWPGQEINGKDIRSSFGMGLRYGTPVGPLRVDYGQKIHRLPGESPGELHFNIGNTF